The Gemmata palustris genome includes a region encoding these proteins:
- the rpsB gene encoding 30S ribosomal protein S2, which produces MALVDVKVLLEAGVHYGHRASRWNPKMRPYIYGKRNLIHIIDLRETVRGLLRAYRYLAQVVARGGLVMFVGTKRQAKEIVEKEAGRCGMPFVSERWLGGTLTNYRTIRNRLKRLQELEAMWLPQGENPNRVDLNAHIASLMTEAGKLDPALAPDTADILTHSKKMISTLSRELLKIRRNLMGIRDMIKPPDALVIVGPNKEHIAVKEAKRMGVTTIALIDTDSDPDPVDLPIPGNDDSIRSIEVILAKLADACLEGRAALPPEQQGIQKTRVQPQPKAPAPPAPPAPESNPAPAGAV; this is translated from the coding sequence GTGGCTCTCGTAGACGTGAAAGTGCTTCTCGAAGCGGGCGTCCATTACGGGCACCGGGCCAGCCGGTGGAACCCGAAGATGCGGCCGTACATCTACGGCAAGCGGAACCTGATTCACATCATCGACCTGCGCGAAACCGTGCGAGGCCTCCTGCGTGCGTACCGCTACCTGGCTCAGGTGGTGGCCCGCGGCGGCCTCGTGATGTTCGTCGGCACGAAGCGCCAGGCGAAAGAAATCGTCGAGAAGGAAGCCGGCCGGTGCGGGATGCCCTTCGTCAGCGAGCGCTGGCTCGGCGGCACCCTCACGAACTACCGCACGATCCGCAACCGCCTGAAGCGCCTTCAAGAGCTCGAAGCCATGTGGCTCCCCCAGGGGGAGAACCCGAACCGCGTCGACCTCAACGCGCACATCGCCTCGCTGATGACCGAAGCGGGCAAGCTCGACCCGGCCCTCGCGCCCGACACCGCGGACATCCTCACGCACTCCAAGAAGATGATCTCGACCTTGAGCCGCGAACTGCTCAAGATCCGGCGCAACCTGATGGGCATCCGCGACATGATCAAGCCGCCCGATGCGCTGGTCATCGTCGGCCCGAACAAAGAACACATCGCGGTGAAGGAAGCCAAGCGGATGGGGGTCACCACCATCGCGCTCATCGACACCGACAGCGACCCGGACCCGGTCGACCTGCCCATCCCCGGCAACGACGACAGCATCCGCTCCATCGAGGTGATCCTGGCGAAGCTCGCCGACGCCTGCCTCGAGGGGCGCGCCGCGCTGCCGCCGGAACAACAGGGCATCCAGAAGACCCGCGTGCAGCCGCAACCCAAGGCGCCCGCGCCGCCGGCCCCGCCCGCACCGGAGTCGAACCCCGCTCCCGCCGGCGCTGTCTAA
- a CDS encoding sigma-70 family RNA polymerase sigma factor, translated as MIPVLADRSLGHVPDADLLLRFVRDGDRAVFELLVRRHWRLVFGVCRRVAGNVHDAEDAAQAAFLVLVRRAEVVRGTHLAAWLARVAYRCAVRVRARHQRHHSTDLSTVPAPEPVTSDPDLAAALDAELDRLPAKYRVPVVLCYLQGRTYEQAAAELNCPVGTLSGWLTRAKVLLRTRLVRRGVTVSIGGLTVFLDGLGSRASATDHAIRATTATAVAFAHGEAVPGRASAIANGVIQMMTWKSKLLPAALGAVALLVGLTAAAVSFEPPPEASRGPVAARPPEAKRADADALQGLWVFDASSGKNASLGMAWRSRVVIRGDAVTVEPFLDEKLVLRGKIELDPAAEPKRFDLVLEELDFAPAGAPLKIAAGRYPGVYKLDGERLSVCFATEPGGPRPASVDDPGERLIRATLAKAPPGFKEFPKEVTVKAVGADGKPVVGAVVARLMNRRPHFEPRTPDGRPIPPEKVTEEQRKRWEQFNRVPEGGIRDPETGWTFFNARTTDADGTVKVLFDEWASDQIVVRDPVSKRVGNARMSPAMFLASSTVTVTLQPECRVLATVRCEELTKAGRTDYFHSIIETPDGRQIASTGNEAGKLEYLLPPGDYTLALFGTEWMVSKRVKITVPKDRNEHVVEPVDLLPNELLKLLGQPAPELTDVAGWKGKEVKLADLKGKFVLLAFCSYGCGDCIDKMPAVMDLYDRVKDKGVAIVGVHVDADGEVGTAKAFDEKHAIYKKDIWKGRDIPFPVALTSLKPPGGAQNASRGGPVAKYGISSSLRTILIDPDGKVVGRFDAAAKEAAERLEELLKEAKK; from the coding sequence ATGATCCCCGTCCTTGCCGATCGGTCTCTTGGTCACGTCCCGGACGCGGACCTGCTCCTCCGGTTCGTCCGGGACGGGGACCGCGCGGTGTTCGAGTTGCTCGTCCGGCGGCACTGGCGACTGGTGTTCGGCGTGTGCCGGCGGGTCGCCGGGAACGTACACGACGCCGAGGACGCGGCTCAGGCGGCGTTCCTCGTTCTCGTCCGCCGGGCCGAAGTCGTTCGCGGTACGCACCTCGCGGCCTGGCTGGCGCGGGTCGCGTACCGGTGCGCGGTCCGCGTCCGCGCGCGACACCAGAGGCATCATTCGACCGACCTCTCGACGGTCCCGGCCCCCGAACCCGTCACTTCCGACCCGGACCTCGCCGCCGCCCTCGACGCCGAGTTGGACCGCCTGCCGGCCAAGTACCGCGTCCCCGTGGTGCTCTGTTACCTCCAAGGGAGGACCTACGAACAGGCCGCGGCGGAACTGAACTGCCCGGTCGGGACGCTGTCCGGGTGGCTGACGCGCGCGAAAGTGCTCCTGCGGACGCGGCTCGTTCGCCGCGGCGTGACGGTGAGTATCGGGGGCCTGACGGTTTTCCTGGACGGGCTGGGTTCGCGTGCTTCGGCGACGGACCACGCGATCCGAGCCACCACCGCAACGGCCGTTGCCTTCGCGCACGGGGAGGCGGTCCCCGGCCGGGCTTCAGCCATTGCCAACGGAGTGATTCAAATGATGACATGGAAGTCGAAGCTGTTACCCGCCGCGCTGGGGGCGGTCGCCCTCCTCGTGGGGTTGACCGCCGCCGCGGTCTCGTTTGAGCCACCGCCCGAGGCGTCGCGGGGGCCGGTCGCAGCCCGGCCCCCGGAAGCGAAGAGGGCCGACGCCGACGCGCTCCAAGGTTTATGGGTGTTCGACGCCAGTTCCGGGAAGAACGCATCACTCGGCATGGCCTGGCGCTCGCGCGTTGTCATCCGGGGCGATGCGGTCACCGTCGAGCCGTTCCTCGACGAAAAACTCGTTCTGCGAGGGAAAATCGAACTCGACCCGGCGGCCGAGCCGAAGCGGTTCGACCTGGTCCTTGAGGAACTCGACTTCGCCCCCGCCGGCGCCCCCCTCAAGATCGCGGCCGGGAGGTATCCGGGCGTGTATAAGCTGGACGGCGAGCGGCTGAGCGTCTGCTTCGCGACCGAACCGGGCGGCCCGCGACCCGCCTCGGTCGACGACCCCGGCGAGCGGCTGATTCGGGCGACGCTGGCGAAGGCGCCGCCGGGATTCAAGGAATTCCCAAAGGAGGTGACGGTGAAGGCGGTCGGGGCGGACGGCAAGCCGGTGGTCGGCGCGGTCGTCGCCCGATTGATGAACCGCCGCCCGCATTTCGAGCCACGGACGCCTGATGGCCGCCCGATTCCGCCCGAGAAGGTGACCGAGGAACAGCGGAAGCGGTGGGAACAATTCAACCGGGTGCCGGAAGGCGGCATCCGAGACCCGGAGACCGGGTGGACGTTCTTCAACGCCAGGACGACCGATGCCGATGGCACCGTGAAAGTACTCTTTGATGAATGGGCTTCTGACCAGATAGTGGTCCGAGATCCGGTAAGTAAGCGGGTGGGCAATGCACGTATGTCCCCCGCTATGTTCCTGGCGAGCAGCACGGTGACGGTGACGCTCCAACCGGAGTGCCGGGTTCTGGCGACGGTCCGGTGCGAGGAACTGACCAAGGCGGGCCGGACCGATTACTTCCACTCGATCATTGAAACGCCGGACGGGCGGCAAATCGCTAGTACCGGCAACGAGGCCGGGAAGCTGGAGTACCTACTGCCGCCGGGCGACTACACCCTGGCCTTATTCGGTACTGAATGGATGGTGTCCAAGCGGGTGAAGATTACGGTGCCGAAAGACCGGAACGAGCACGTGGTCGAGCCGGTTGACCTGCTGCCGAACGAATTGCTCAAGCTCCTCGGGCAGCCGGCGCCGGAGCTGACCGATGTGGCCGGGTGGAAGGGCAAGGAGGTGAAGCTGGCCGACCTGAAGGGGAAGTTTGTGCTGCTCGCGTTTTGCAGCTACGGGTGCGGGGATTGCATCGACAAGATGCCGGCGGTCATGGACCTGTACGACCGCGTCAAGGACAAGGGCGTGGCGATCGTCGGCGTCCACGTCGATGCGGACGGCGAGGTGGGCACAGCGAAAGCCTTCGATGAGAAACACGCGATTTACAAGAAGGACATCTGGAAGGGGCGCGATATTCCGTTCCCGGTGGCGCTGACATCCTTGAAACCGCCAGGCGGCGCCCAGAACGCGAGCCGCGGTGGACCGGTGGCGAAATACGGCATCAGTAGCTCCTTGAGGACCATTCTGATCGACCCGGACGGCAAGGTGGTCGGCCGTTTCGACGCCGCGGCCAAGGAAGCGGCCGAGCGCCTCGAAGAGCTGCTGAAGGAAGCGAAGAAGTGA
- a CDS encoding HisA/HisF-related TIM barrel protein, producing MLAEHARPRLIPVLDVMSGVVVRARGGVRENYRPIACPFSGSREPADVARAVLKLASANELYIADLDAITGKSPVSRATRDILSAWEVPTWLDAGIGRTDILDFPDSPHIRPVVGFETCRVPEILRETLTEPLRRPVAFSLDLKNGILVGNWRAWKLKNDRDVVPLARRVIEMGVRALIVLDLARVGTGTGAGTEPLLRAIRNEFPDIDLIAGGGVRTWEDVDRLGAAGATGVLVASALYDGTLSGPDQSGD from the coding sequence ATGTTAGCGGAACACGCTCGGCCGCGCCTGATTCCCGTTCTGGACGTGATGAGCGGCGTCGTCGTGCGCGCACGCGGTGGGGTGCGCGAGAACTATCGCCCGATCGCGTGCCCCTTCTCCGGGAGCCGTGAACCCGCGGACGTCGCCCGTGCCGTCCTGAAACTCGCAAGCGCCAACGAGTTGTACATTGCGGACCTGGACGCGATCACCGGCAAATCGCCCGTTTCTCGTGCGACCCGCGACATCTTGAGCGCGTGGGAGGTACCTACTTGGCTGGACGCCGGGATCGGGCGCACGGATATCCTCGATTTCCCGGACTCCCCTCACATTCGGCCCGTGGTCGGATTTGAAACCTGTCGCGTGCCGGAAATCCTCCGGGAAACGCTCACCGAACCACTCCGCCGACCGGTCGCGTTTTCACTCGACCTCAAGAACGGGATATTAGTGGGCAACTGGCGTGCCTGGAAGCTTAAGAACGACCGAGACGTGGTGCCCCTGGCCCGGCGTGTGATCGAAATGGGTGTTCGCGCGCTCATTGTGCTCGACCTCGCCCGCGTGGGTACTGGTACCGGCGCGGGGACGGAACCCCTGCTCCGCGCGATTCGCAACGAGTTCCCGGATATCGATCTGATCGCGGGCGGCGGCGTGCGCACCTGGGAAGACGTGGACCGTTTGGGCGCAGCCGGTGCGACCGGCGTACTCGTCGCGTCTGCACTGTATGACGGAACATTGAGCGGACCCGACCAGTCAGGCGATTGA
- a CDS encoding TlpA disulfide reductase family protein → MRFSFAPIAAIALAILPHPVAGGEPPEKPEGKPTALRVGDPAPPLRVSKWLSGTEVKRFEPGKVYVVEFWATWCGPCIAVMPHLTALQTEYKDKGLTVVGVTAKDEKNSAAAVEAFVAQRGKRYAYTFAFCEDRTTYDAYMTAAGLQGIPSVFVVGPTGKIEFIGHSMELDLVIPKVLAGTWRGQPDIDQIRKDYGRFAGIMKKAQTDPAAALKEFAAFETDFPKVAAGYYYQIKKLQLLLLGKEFDAARELSESLIRSATELANPILVSGVRLMWSASFINPDKKHPELALKAAEAELKIEGDRDPAALFHVAEAHAFAGNTVKATEYGQKAVAEASGEERKEYEAALKKLLGK, encoded by the coding sequence GTGCGATTCTCGTTCGCTCCGATCGCCGCCATCGCTCTCGCAATCCTCCCGCACCCCGTGGCCGGAGGGGAGCCGCCGGAAAAGCCGGAGGGTAAGCCCACAGCGCTCCGCGTCGGAGACCCCGCCCCGCCGCTGCGGGTCAGCAAATGGCTGAGCGGGACCGAGGTCAAGCGGTTCGAGCCGGGCAAGGTGTACGTGGTCGAGTTCTGGGCCACGTGGTGCGGCCCGTGCATTGCGGTGATGCCGCACCTGACCGCCCTTCAAACCGAGTACAAAGACAAGGGGCTGACCGTGGTCGGCGTCACCGCGAAGGACGAGAAGAACTCGGCCGCGGCGGTGGAGGCGTTCGTGGCCCAACGGGGCAAGCGGTACGCCTATACTTTCGCCTTCTGTGAGGACCGCACGACATACGACGCCTACATGACGGCGGCCGGGCTCCAGGGCATCCCGTCGGTGTTCGTCGTCGGCCCGACCGGAAAGATCGAGTTTATCGGCCACTCGATGGAACTGGACCTGGTGATCCCGAAAGTATTGGCCGGGACGTGGCGCGGGCAACCCGACATCGACCAGATACGCAAGGATTACGGGCGGTTCGCCGGGATCATGAAGAAGGCCCAGACCGATCCGGCCGCAGCCCTCAAGGAATTCGCCGCCTTCGAGACCGATTTCCCGAAGGTGGCGGCGGGGTACTATTACCAGATCAAGAAGCTCCAGCTCCTGCTGCTGGGTAAAGAGTTCGACGCGGCCCGGGAACTGAGCGAGTCCCTGATCCGGTCCGCGACCGAACTAGCGAACCCGATCCTCGTCAGCGGCGTCCGGCTCATGTGGTCCGCGTCCTTCATCAACCCGGACAAGAAGCACCCGGAACTGGCCCTGAAGGCGGCGGAGGCGGAACTGAAGATCGAGGGCGACCGCGACCCCGCGGCCCTGTTCCACGTCGCCGAGGCTCACGCCTTCGCCGGCAACACGGTCAAAGCGACGGAATACGGGCAAAAGGCGGTTGCCGAAGCCAGCGGCGAAGAGCGCAAGGAATACGAAGCCGCGCTCAAGAAACTGCTGGGCAAGTAA
- a CDS encoding GNAT family N-acetyltransferase — protein sequence MIRSATPDDVPVIANLIRALAEYEKLAHAVVLQDADLHRHLFGATRYAEVLLVEDSGAVVGFALFFHNYSTFRAKPGIYLEDLFVIPEARGKGHGKTLLRALAKLAVARDCARVEWSVLNWNEPSIQFYKSLGAKPMDEWTVYRLTDDALTKLASSGEGR from the coding sequence ATGATCCGCTCCGCGACGCCCGATGACGTGCCCGTGATTGCGAACCTGATCCGCGCGCTGGCGGAATACGAGAAACTCGCGCACGCGGTCGTGCTCCAGGACGCCGATCTGCACCGCCACCTGTTCGGCGCCACGCGCTACGCAGAGGTACTGCTCGTGGAGGATTCGGGCGCGGTCGTCGGGTTCGCGCTGTTCTTCCACAACTATTCGACATTCCGCGCGAAGCCCGGCATCTACCTGGAAGACCTGTTCGTGATCCCAGAAGCGCGCGGCAAGGGTCACGGCAAGACACTGCTACGCGCGCTGGCGAAGCTCGCGGTGGCGCGTGATTGTGCCCGCGTCGAGTGGTCCGTGCTGAACTGGAACGAGCCGTCGATCCAGTTCTACAAGTCGCTCGGCGCGAAGCCGATGGACGAGTGGACCGTGTACCGACTCACGGACGACGCGCTCACGAAGTTGGCTTCGTCTGGAGAAGGGCGATGA